From a region of the Carassius auratus strain Wakin chromosome 31, ASM336829v1, whole genome shotgun sequence genome:
- the LOC113050232 gene encoding eukaryotic translation initiation factor 6, translated as MAVRASFEKNNEIGCFAKLTNTYCLVAIGGSENFYSVFEGELSETMPVVHASIAGCRIIGRMCVGNRHGLLVPNNTTDQELQHIRNCLPDSVRIQRVEERLSALGNVIACNDYVALVHPDLDRETEEILADTLKVEVFRQTIAEQVLVGSYCAFSNQGGLVHPKTSIEDQDELSSLLQVPLVAGTVNRGSEVIAAGMVVNDWCAFCGLDTTSTELSVIESVFRLSETQPSAIATTMRDSLIDSLT; from the exons ATGGCAGTCCGTGCGTCATTTGAAAAGAATAATGAAATTGGATGCTTTGCCAAGCTCACAAACACATACTGCTTGGTAGCGATTGGTGGTTCAGAAAACTTTTACAG TGTTTTTGAAGGTGAACTGTCAGAAACAATGCCTGTCGTTCATGCTTCTATAGCAGGATGTCGAATCATTGGCAGAATGTGTGTGG GAAATCGTCACGGTCTCTTGGTCCCCAACAACACGACTGATCAAGAGTTACAGCACATTAGGAACTGCCTGCCAGATTCAGTGCGTATTCAGAGAGTAGAAGAGCGTCTTTCTGCGCTGGGGAACGTCATCGCTTGTAACGACTATGTTGCTCTAGTTCATCCTGATCTCGACAGA GAGACAGAAGAGATTCTTGCAGACACTCTCAAAGTGGAAGTGTTCAGACAGACGATTGCGGAGCAGGTGCTTGTGGGTAGTTACTGTGCCTTCAGTAACCAGGGAGGCCTCGTCCACCCCAAAACCTCCATAGAAGATCAAGATGAACTCTCATCACTCCTGCAAGTACCTTTAGTG GCTGGGACGGTGAACCGCGGTAGTGAGGTGATCGCTGCTGGTATGGTGGTGAACGACTGGTGTGCCTTCTGTGGACTGGACACCACGAGCACTGAGCTGTCCGTCATCGAGAGCGTCTTCAGATTGAGTGAAACACAGCCCAGCGCCATCGCAACTACCATGAGAGACTCGCTCATCGACAG TCTCACATAA